The Nicotiana sylvestris chromosome 6, ASM39365v2, whole genome shotgun sequence genomic sequence atctttcTAAGTCCAAACATGGTCCGTTGAgcatacacccgaggcccccgggacttaAACCAAAtctacaaacatatcccataactttattcaaacttggtccaacctttggaacgctcaaaacaacatcaaaacacctatttttcatcggattcaagcctaagaattccaaaaactctaaaaacacgcttccgatcaaaaagtctatcaaacctcgtccgaatgacctgaaattttgcacacaggtacattcaacactacgaagctactctaGCTTCCAGAGTtacattccgaccctcggatcaaaatctcactatcgaaccgaaaacttcaacaattcaactttcggcatttcaagcctaaaattgctacagacctccaaaacacaatctgaacatgtccctaagcccgaaatcacctaacggagctaacagaaccattagATTTCCATTCCAtggccgtcttcacattgttcaaactacggtcaactttctaacacttacgctctcatttagggactaagtgtcccaaaactctccgaaactcaaaaccgaacgtcccaacaaatcaaaatagcaaaaataaactcggggaaagcagttaataggggatcggggcgttagtTCTTAAGATTACCAGCTGGGTCgccacatcctcctacacttaaacatttgttcgtcctctaacgagcatagagacatacctgaagtagtgaaaagatgagagtaacggttgcgcatatcctgctcggtctcccaggtcgcctcctcgaccgactgaacctgccattgaacctttactacaacaatgttctttgacctcagctttctaacctgcctatccaatattgccagtggctcctcaacataagatagatccttgtccaactagactgaactgaaatccaactcatgcgacggatcatcgtgatacctccagagcatcgaaacatgaaataccagatgaacttctgccaagttgggaggtaaggcaagctcataagcaacctccccaacacgcctcaatatctcaaaagggccaataaacatcggactcaacttccctttcttcccaaatctcataacaccctttataggcgaaacccgtagcagaacccactctccaaccatataggaaacatcacgaaccttccggtttgcgtaactcttctgtctggaatGGGCTGTACGGAATCTATCCTGAATCactttaaccttctccaaagcatcctgaactaagtctgtgcccaataatatagcctcacctggctcaaaccaacccatcgagGATCTAccccgcctaccatataaagcctcaaacggtgccatctaaatgctggactgatagctattgttgtaagaaaacttcgccaatggcaagaactgatccgaagaccctccaaactcaatcacacacgcatggagaatatcctcaagaatctgaatagtgcactcgtactgtccgtccatctgatggtgaaatgttgtactcaactccactcgagtacctaactcatgctgaacaaCCCTCTAGAAAcgtgatgtgaactaagtacctctatctgaaatgatggacactggaataccatgcagttgaacaatctcccggatataaatctccgccaaccgctccgaagaataagtagtacacataagaatgaaatgagcggacttggtcagccgatccacaattacccaaatagcgtCAAACTTCCTCAGAGTCCATGGGAGCTctactacaaagtccatggtgatccgctcccacttctactccggaatctctatctgttaaagcaacccacccggtctctggtgctcatacttcacctgctgacaattgagacaccgagctaaaaatccaactatatctttcttcatctgcctctaccaatagtgttgtctcaaatcctgatacatctttgcggcacccggatggatggaataccgggaacaatgggcctcctctagaatcaactctcgaagcccatcaacattgggtacacaaatctgaccctgcatcctcaatacccatcatcaccaatagtcacatatctgacatcaccgtgctgaaccttgtccttgaggacaagcaaatgagggtcatcatactgacgctccctgatacgatcaaataaggaagatcgagaaaccacgcaagctagagcccgactgggctccgaaagatccaatctcacaaattggctggataaggcctgaacatccatcgccataggcctctctgatgctggtaaataagccaaactccccaaactctctgcccggtgactcaaagcatcggccaccacattggaaTTGCCctggtgatacaaaatagtgatgccatagtcctttagcaactctaaccacctcctctggcgcaaatttagatccttttgcttgaataagtgttgcaagctctgatggtcagtataaatctcacaaggcacactgtATAAATAATGGCACCAGATTTTCAtggcatgaacaatggcaactaactcaaggtcatggaccggataattcttctcatgtaccttcaattgtctggatacataggcaatcaccctaccgtcctgcatcaacaccgctccgaggccaatccttgaggcatcacaataatcgtataagaccccgaacctgtaggcagtatcaaaattagggttgtagtcaaagctgtcttgagcttctgaaagctctcctcacactcctccatccactggaacggggcacccttctaggtcaacctggtcataggggttgcaatcgatgaaaacccatccacgaaacggcggtagtaacccgccaagccaagtaAACTgtagatctctgtagctgaagatGGTCCGGGCCAACTTTATACGACCTCTATTTTCTttgaatccacctgaataccctcactcgatactaaggcctaggaatgccactgaatccaaccaaaactcacatttcgagaacttagcatataacttcttctctctcaatgtCTGAAGAACAGTCcgcaggtgctgctcatgatcttcctaactgcgggaatacactagaatatcatcaataaagacaatgacgaacgagtaaAGATACGGCCAGAACACACTATCCATCAAATTCATAAAGGCTACTAGGACATTGgttaacccaaatgacataacaaggaaatcGTAATGACCATGCCGAGTCGTGAAagtagtcttcaggatatctggctcccgaatcttcaactaatggtaacctaagtgcaagtcaatcttagaaaacacccgtgcaccctaaagctggtcaaacagatcatcaatacgaggcaaatgataacggttcttcaatgtaactttgttcaactagcgataattaatacacatgcgcatagaaccatcctttttctttacgaACAAGACAGAAGCATCCCAAGGTAATACATTGAGCTGAATAAAACCcctatcaagcaattcctgtaactgatccttcaattccttcaacttaggaggagccatatgatacggaggaatagaaatgggctgagtgcctagcaACACATCgttgccaaaatcaatatctccatCATGTGGCATGCCcaaaagatcagctggaaacatatcAAGAAAATCCCGTTCTACTTGgattgaatcaactgaaggggtataaatactgacatctctcacataagctaaatacgcgtcacaccccttctcaaccatacaatGAGCTTTAAGAaaggaaataactctactaggagtgcgataaagtacccctccactcaacacgcagtacacctagcatagccagcatcacagttttggcgtgacaatcaagagtAGAATAATGgagagacaaccaatccatgcccaagataatgtcaaaatctaccatgctgagcaacaatagatcggctctggtctcaaaatcactaagatcaaccaaacataagCGATAACtatggtccacaacaagagaatctcccacaagagtagaaacataagcatgggaactcaaagaatcccgaggtatacccaaatgcagagcaaaataagaaggcacataagagtaagtggagcctggatcgaatagaaccgatgcatctctgtgacaaaccagcataatacctgtgatgacagaatcagaggcaacaaccttggtacgggcaggaagggcataatatctatcctggcctccctctctagggctatctctacctccccaacctcaacctctagctagctgagcaggtggggtagcaactggagctgtaaccatagcctgagaactctgcggggcatgcTGTGGCTGAGAGGTATGTGGAGGTGCACCACTCCTAAgactggggcaatccctcaccatatgacatgtatcaccatactcaaaacaagctctaggaggacgtggcagatgtgactggcttgggccaggtctgctggattgaccactgaaagcaccctgcgcaggaggtgcactagatactGGTGGTGTATAATAAGGCTGAAAGGGCCTAGggggagctggaataccactggctattggaagagctaaatgaatagggcaactcatataacccctaccatgacgacctgcagctggggcacgggctcCAGAATAGTGGCCCAATTCTCAAGACCTCTTagtctccctctcctctctctccctagcatgtataccctcaatcctcctagcaatgcttacCACctactaataagaaatatccatatccAACTTGCAAACCATGCTAGACTTGATTCTGGAAATAagaccctcaataaaccggcgaaccctctcgcgaacagtagaaaccaaggctggtgcatgtctagacaagctagtgtaacagacagcatactctgagatagtcatagcaccctggcacaaATGATCAAACTTTGCGCGCCATGCGTCTCTAAGGCTCTGAgaaacaaactctctcaggaaaaGATCTGAAAACTGGGTCCAAGTGAATGAAGTAGCCTCGTtcagactgtctaactcataggtacaccaccactcataggcggctcctcgaagttggaaggcattgaaagaaaccccactcgatcctgatatacccacagtgcggaggatacggtgacactcctctagaaatcccaAGGAATCATATGATGCTAGCCCGCTGAACACCGGAgggtcatacttcttgaacctctcaagtctccgttgctcatcctctgaaaCCGATGTCCTTTCCTCTGGTTGAACTGGCACTACAGACGGTACAGGAATAACCTtcgggacctgatcaacatgcactcgctgctcaagatTGCGGGCAGTGGGAGTCTgtactcctcccccggcctgagatgtggttgcagcaaggggaagcaaccctggcTGAGCCAAAAAtgatgtacatgctcatgaactacgccagagtctcctgaagtgctggagtagtagtagcagtaggcgtatcaggtgcctggacttcgGCTAGAACTGCTAGTGGTACCTCGCCGACAGCTCGcataggtgctctggctgcaccacgtgcgcatcctcggcctctaccccggccccggcctctaacgGTTGTAGTAggggcacgggtgcctgatcatctagggtagcacgtgtcctcaccatctatgagagaatagaagacagaagtttagaattctgatgtcaaaatatcgcacgacaaggaaatcaaatgaagtgaaaattttcctaacagttacatagcctctcatagataagtacaaacatctccgtaccgatcaacgagactctaataaactggcttgtgatccatgactcttatgaacctagtgtcacacctcctttttgcgcgcccgccccgaagggtaaaatgcacgagggagtttttccaatttaagtgaaaatattcgaaatgagattatttatttaattcagagtcgccacttggaaaaggtttggcttttggtgtcccaagtcaccggtttatcttgaatcccaaatcgaggaaaatattcgactttccaaatgaagtctgcgaaccagaaattctaagtaaggaattctgttgacccgagggaaggtgttaggcaccctcgaatcccgtggttctagcacggtcgcttaaattgttataatggctaaatatctgatttaaatacatgttgtgacttatgtgcttttattaagtttaaaaccgcttttattattattatttatttttatagaattgcaatgtcgtgaaaatgcatctcgaaccacgtcacactCAATGCActcgtagttgttaacacatttcgactccgttgaaatttgaatttgggtcacataaatgcgcacccgaatttaagaatgtaatttaattaagtcgcgcctaaagagtctaaacgcgttattatctttagggaagacagtgaaatttactaaatagtcgttcccaaattctaagtatttaatgtgatcaattattgagggccccgcaatttgcatttttatttagcgaggaTCGTCTCATtgtttgaaaggataaacctatagtgactaaatttct encodes the following:
- the LOC138870312 gene encoding uncharacterized protein, encoding MRAVGEPGLLPLAATTSQAGGGVQTPTARNLEQRVHVDQVPKVIPVPSVVPVQPEERTSVSEDEQRRLERFKKYDPPVFSGLASYDSLGFLEECHRILRTVGISGSSGVSFNAFQLRGAAYEWWCTYELDSLNEATSFTWTQFSDLFLREFVSQSLRDAWRAKFDHLCQGAMTISEYAVCYTSLSRHAPALVSTVRERVRRFIEGLISRIKSSMVCKLDMDISY